A region of the Salvia splendens isolate huo1 chromosome 11, SspV2, whole genome shotgun sequence genome:
ACCAAAAATGATGAGGCGGAATTGGCGAAGATGCCGTTTTGAATTAAAGTGCGTGTCGTTTACTCGTTTACTGTTTAGTCATGCTACACAGCCAtcactttattttattgattttttgtttattctgtgcttttgaatttatttttcttttttatgtaaAAGCTGAAGCAGCATACAATGAATATAGATCGAAATAGTTGACTTAGTGACGAAAAAACTATTGATATTAACTAGTAGTACTAGTCAGTATTTGTAAATTAATAGCATTCAAACTAGTAAAATTGATCATTTTGCGGTGCTGGTATTGCAACCCCTTAATAATCGCCCATTGTTTTATGAGCAGCCATTTCAAGTTTCCGTGTCGTGTGATTGTGTTTGTCAGCGACAACTTGAAAGTTGAAAAGAATATGAGACCAAGTatttagttttttctttttgttagaTTGAGGAAAGAGTTGTGCGTTGCGACAGCCATTTACTAGTAGCTTTGTTCAAGATTGGAGTAATTATACAcgcttttatattttaaaaacctCAAATAAAAAAGGATTTTTTTTCCGGCAAATATTTAGGAAAATAAACATTAACTAAAGTGGAATCTTTTTGGAAGGTTGGTGTGCTCGCATTTTCATGGCTGAAACAATTTTGACCCATGGTTACTTTTTGCTGGGCCATACCTTTGTTGGAAAGTATAGTGACTCATATCCATACTTATGTTATTTCATTTAATTCTTTCCATTGCACATCTTTTGTCTTAAATAACTTTCTTCCTTTAAAGATTTAGTTTTGCCTTGAGTTGcttttgtaattaataatactCCACAAGATAGTAATATATTTTCAATCTTCTAAATCTTACTGGATACTTCAAAACTACTCCATTCTCCATAACCTCAGCAGCTTATGAGTATTTTACTTACCAAAATAATTTTATGTCTTCGTTGTAGACTTGTATAGGACAGCAATTTGTGATGCCAATCATGCCATTCTCCATCACTCAACAGATTATGAATATTTTAGTACAAGAACTTTTATGGACTTCATGTATTAATTTTAGTcaccaaaaattatttaagtaaCCGAAGCATACAgcgttttaatttttgtatgtGACCGTTGGGAATTGACAAAGAACAGGAATCAGTTTGATATTATAGTAACTCTTTGTCTTCTTCCTCTTATGGCTTTTATAGATTAAGGTGCCTTTCATCTAGTCATGGCAGAGGAGGCGCTTGCAAGTCAGGAAATCCCAGTTGCAAAGTTGGCCGAGGGAGCAGAGAGCAATGGCATCCCCGTTAAGGTAAAATTTGCAATTTCGTGGAATGATCATGGCAGCTAGGACTGTGAATGGACCAAGCTGAACCATCAAATATAAGCTCggtttaattatttatgttttgCATTCCACTTCAGATAATTGAAGAGAACAAAGAGTGCAAAACAGAGGAAGGAAAGAAGGACGAAGAAACAACCATGGAAGGAGAATTTGTCAAGGTGGAGAAAGAGTCTTTGGATGTGAAGGATCGCTCTCATGCCCCTGAGACAGATTCTGTCTCAGAAGAAAAACCTGTGGATAGCAGCAACAAGGAAGCAACTAGGGAGTTGCTAGAGGCTCAAGAGAAGGTTAAAGAGCTTGAAGATGAACTGAAGAGAATTTCTGATGTGGTTAAAGAAGCTGGAGCGGAAAACATGGTCCTCAAAGACAAGCTCTTGCAGACAGAAGAATTCCTTCAAGTAAGCAAGAAGAATTATGAAGAGCTTGAACTCGAGAACAAAAAACTGCTGGAGCAGAGCTCTGAAGCCGAGGACAGATACAAGGAGCAGCTCAAAACATTGCAGGAGGAGATGCAAGGTCGCGAAGACAAGCACAAGGAGCTCACTTATGTGAAGGAATCCTTTGATCGTCTCAGCCTTGAGCTTGAGACCTCAAGCAAGAAGATTGAGGAGCTTCAGGCCCAGTTGCAATTATCATCCGGAGAAGCTCAAAAGTTTgaggaattgcacaaggaaagTGGTTTGCTTGCTGAGTCGGAGACAAAGAAGGCCTTGGAACTCGAGAGCTTGCTTGAGGCGGCAAAATCTAGTGCGAAAGAGACAGAAGATCATATGGCTTCTTTGCAGATTGAGCTGAAAAGCTTGTCTGAGAAGATCGATGAGAGCAAGAAAGTAGAAGAGGCTCTGAAGAGCGTGACAGCTGAGCTTGCCGCTGTTCAGGGAGAATTCGAGCTTTCAAAATCTCAGGTGCAAGATGTGGAGCAGAGGCTAGCTTCAAAAGAGGCTCTTATTGGTGAAATGACACAAGAATTGGAACGTGCAAAAGCTGCTGAATCTACAGCCAAGCAACACATTGCTTCACACGAGAGTTTGCAGACGGAAAGCACAGACAACCTCCAATTGAAAGTATCCCAGCTTGAGGCTTCACAATCAGAACTGAAGGAGGTTGTGAATGCCAAGACCGAGGTTGAAGAACTGCTGAAAAGCCAGGAAACAAAGACGATAGCCTTGCAGGAAGACCTAGAAAAATTGAGCAAAGAAAAACAAGCACTAGAAGATGCTGTCTCTGATCTTACTAATAATTCCGTTCAGTTGAAGGAGTTATGCAATGACCTCGAGGCCAAGTTGCAGCAGTCCGATGAGAATTTCTGTAAAGCAGATTCGCTTCTAGCAGAAGCAGTGGCGAACAGCAAAGAACTGGAGCAGAAATTGAAAACCATCGAAGAGCTTCACACTGAGTCTGGTCATGCTGTCACAACTGCTAACCAGAAAAACCAAGAGCTTGAGAGCACGCGGGAGGCCTTGAGAGCAGAAGCCGAAGAAGCAAGATCAAAGCTCAGTGAATCTGAAACCAATCGTATAGCTGCAGAACAGAGGACAGTTGAGCTAGAGCAACTACTAAACTTGGAAGAATTGAAAAGCCATGATTATCAAAGGGAGTTGAGAGAGTTATCTGAGAAACTATCTGAACTGGATTCtgagttgaagaaggaaacaGGGGAGAAGCAACAACTCGACATCCAGTTGCAAGAGTCTCAGGCCAAAATAGTTGAAGTGGAGTCTGAACTGAGCAAATCCACAGCTCGTACCACTGAGCTCGAGTTAGAATTAAAGGATGCcatggaaaaatgtgttgagcATGAGGGGCGAGCCAACACAATTGGTATTGAGCTTGAGAGTTTGCTCCAGACATCAGAGTCAAAAGCACTGGATGCTGGAAACAAGTTGAGTGAGTTCGAGTTACTTCTCGAAACTGAAAAGTATAGGATCAAGGAGCTTGAAGAGCAAATAAGTTTGGCAGAGAAGAAATGTGAGGATATAGAAACCGAGTCATTGAAAGGCAGTCAAAAGGTGTCTGAACTTGAAGCCGAACTTGAGGCAGTCCAGTTGAAAGCATCAAGCCTAGAGGTGGCACTTCAAGCATCCACAGAAAAGGAAAAGGAGATAACTGATTCCTTTAACTTGACTACAGAAGAGAACTACAGCTTGAAAGATTCGTCAAGAACCTTAAATGAAGAGCTATCCGAAGCTGAAAATCTACTGAGTATGTTGCGGAATGAACTCAATGTCTCACAGCAGAAGCTGGAAAGCATTGGGAATGATCTAAAAGCAACTGAATTGAGGGAAATTGAAGTTATTGAGAAGCTTAAGCTGGCTGAGGAACAGCTAGAGCAACAAAGTAAAGTGTTGGAGAAAGTGACTGCAAGAAGTGCAGAACTTGAGTCATCGCATGAAACACTATCAAGGGACGCAGACCTGAAAATGCAGGAGGCAGTTGCCAATTTCTCCAGCAGAGATTCTGAGGCAAAAGTCTTGCATGAAAAGGTGCAGGATCTCGAAAATCAAGTCAAAAGTTATCAAGTGCAGCTTGCAGAAGCAAcagaaaaatatgaaattgcAAGGGATGAGCTTGAAAAGATTTTATTGGAGCTTGCTTCTTCTGAGGAAATCAAAAGAGGCCTGAAAACGAAGATCCTCGAGGTTGAAGGAAAAGCCGAGTTGCACGTCTCAGAGAATGCACTCTTATCTGAAAAGAATGTGCAACTCAGTGAGAAGGTTCAAGATCTTGAAGAAAAGCTAAATGTTACTGTTTCTGAGAGGGAAGTCTCCTCACAGCAGCTTGCTTATCACTTGAGCAGCATCACCGAGCTAACTGAGAAGCACTCTCAGGTCTCTGAACTTCATTCTGCAGCTGAAgctcagttggaagaagctctgGAAAAATGTAGTCTTAGAGAGTTGGAAGCAAAGGATCTATACGAGAAGATTCAAGCTTACGAAGCACAGGGTCAGGAAGCATCTGCACTTGTGAAAACCCGCGAACTAGAGCTTGAAAGTATCCTTTCAAAGTCTAAGGATTTGGATAGCGAACTGGAGAGAAGCTCTAGTCAGTTTAAGAAGGAGATTGAAGTGCTAACTGAAACAAACTCAAAACTCACTCAGGATCTCACTTCTTGTAGATCCGAGCTAGATGATTTACATAAAATATTTTCCGTTGCTTCATCAGAAAAAGAAGCTACCGTTAAAGAACTAGAGGCTGCCAGGAAAGAAATTGAAGAGCTGACTCAGCGACTCACTTCTGAAGGCAGAAAAATGCAGTCACAGGTTAATACCATATTACTATATACTATTTGGCAAACTGATATAATACTTATATGATTGACCATCTTTGTTTTTCAGATATCTTCTGTGATGGAAGAGAACAATTCCCTTAATGAGAAATTCCAAAGCTCGAACAAGGAACTCCAAGCAACTATAGTACAACTTGAGGATGCCTTGAATGCTAAGCTCTCAGCTCTCAGTTCTGAAGTTTTCCAGAAGGATGAGCTGCAGAATCGACTGAAGGAGACCGAAGGACAATTAGCTACTGCAGAAGCACGGTTAAAGGAAGAGGTAAATCGTACTACTATTCTAGATATTAAACCATCATAAAAATTGTATATATCTGATGTCCACTACATAATATCCAACATTATACATCATTCCATCTTTAAACTTATGAAAGACAAGCATTTTTTAATTCTAAATCATAACTGGTAATAAAATTTCCTGCAAAGATTCGAAACTTTCATTTTAAATCATTGAGTTCTTATCTTTTCCTTGCTTAAAGTTCTCTCATCGTTATTCAAGATCAAAATTCTTTTATTCTTTATGGCATCCGCATTTGGGCTCATTTCAATCCTTTTGATCTCATTAAATCTTCCACCTCCGGACTATAATGCAGCATGCTAGAGCTGCTACCTCCGAACACAAGGAAGAAACCATAAAATCGCGGGAAATTGACCTTTCTGCGGCCACTCCTTCGAAGAGAAAGAGCAAGAAAAAACCAGAGGCAACTTCAGCTCCGGCATCAGATGCACAGATTCAAACTACTGAGGCATCTTCAGGCCTGAACTTGAAGTTCGTTTTAGGTGTGGCTCTTGTCTCAATCATCTTTGGCATTATCCTTGGCAAAAGATATTGAAAAGGCCTTTGAGTTTGAATGTGTGCTCTATAcatgaattatttttttggtCTATTCATTTTTACATTTGAttagtttgtttgtttgtttagaAAGTACTGGCTTTCATTTTTGCTTCTTTagtttgggtttttttttatcatattagTCAGGATTATTGGTTTTCATTTGAATCCTGACTGTAATTATTTATCATATTAGTCAGGATTATTGGTTTTCATTTGAATCCTGACTGTAATTATGGCAAGGGAgctatatattttgttatagtaTGCTTATGCTTCAATTTTTTGTCCCAAAATATTATACCACTTCGGTCCCACAACAAATGTCTCACTTTCGTTTTTAGCATGTCCTGCTAAAATTGTTGTAAACAAGGCACATTAAACAACAGTCATTTTACCCATGTAAGTCGGCACCAAATTTAATTTGAGAACATAATATGTCAGGGTTTTGTACGATTTGAACCTCGTGCACAAAGCTTAGTTAGTTAGTCTCCAATTctgaaatcaaaattttgggAACCGTGAATATTCtggaattaaaattaaaatccctTTTAGAACCTTTTTTCTGAGAAGGAAAGAATGATATGATTGGGTGACACCCGTGGATAGTTAAAGAACGTTGCACATTTCGAAGCATTACTAATACAAGCAAAATTAGGTCGTGCTATTACCAGAACATGTGAAACCATATCATGCaatattctcttatttataacaaaaattatttaattttttaaatgttggGGATAAAATTTTTGCAATTATTATAAGCCAATAATAGGGTGTTACGAATTTGCTTTTAGGATCACAAGCTGCATACCGCTGTAAATGGCAGAAAAATATGTGGCTTATAGAACTCAAAAAAgggtagaaaaaaaataaaagaaacaacCTTGTTTAATAATGCGTGCTAAATTATTTACTTACATTATTCAATATATATAGTTTTTGTAATTGAAAAGTACAGTAGATTGAtattcaaatggagaaaactaAATGCCCCAATGATCATAGTAATATATTGCTAACCTTCTTATTCCATCATGAAAGAATAGTACTTTTCTATCACAAAATGAACAAATACAATAAAATGTATAATTAACACTATAACAACAAACCTAAACTCACATCCAAAAAGTGATACTCAACCCGAGCCACAGCCGTCCGATCGAGCTAATCGGACGGCTGCCAGGCCGACGCTGTCAACAATGACAAATCCTTCCACCCGAGCTTCAAGCACCCATTCTCCTCCATCATGGTATACCCTTGCCACGGGAACATCCCGAGGAGCAAATTCGCCTGCGCGGCCGGGTTCCCAGCAAGGGAAACCGGCCGAAACCCTACCCGCACGAGCTCATCCCCCCACCGCTCCACCTTCACCTCCCCGGTCCGCTTCGGCCCTCCCACAGCCACAATGTTCCTAATCTCACAGCCGAGCAGTTGCTGCTCGGCCGTGTGCCGCTCCACGCTCTCCGCCTCCAGTCCGTCGCCCAAGGCGTCGAACAGGGCGGAGTAGTAATGGAGGGCCTCGACAAACCTCCCTAGAAAGCTGCCCCCGTGGCTTAAATCCTGCTCCACGACGGTGATCAGCTTCGGCCTGATCATCGCCAGGAGCTGGAGAGCCCCGACGTCACTCCCAGTGACGTCATAAAGGCAGTGGTGCATCCAATGCACTATAACTGTTTCCCCCAATTTAATATCCAGCTGGCTTAAATCTTTTATATTCCCTATTTTCCCTTCCAGTGGCTGAAACTGGAAGGGGATATTCAGGGCGGCAGCGAATTCGCCCAGCCGCCGCCCAGTGGAGCTCAGGAGCTCGGCCGAAGGGCCGAGCCCTGTGATCCGGAAGGATTTGATTTTCTTCGTCTTCGAGGCGAGGATGTGGAAGAGGCCGGGCCACTGGAGGCCCTGCATTATGTCGAGGTCGATGACGTGGACGTGGTCTGCGCCGTGGACGGCCAGCTGGATGGCCTGGTTGGCTGTGAAGTGGGAGAATTTGATGAGAGGGGTGATGgagttgaagatttggagggCGTTGAGGAGGTTGCGGTGGTGGGATTTGGAGGGGGGGTGGAGGGGGGTGTAGGTGCCGAGGAAGGAGCTGATGATGCGGGCGGAGAGGGCGTCGGAGAAGTAGGCGCCCACGCGCTGGGCGGACGAGCCGAAGGGGGAGGAGAGCTCGGAGATCTCCGGGAGGAGCTTCCCGGCGTCGTCGAGGTTGTCGACCGCCACGCACTCGGCGCATTGGAGGAGGAGCCCGAGGAGGCGGAGCCCGGTCGAGTCCGGGTCGGGGATAGGGGCAGTGAGGTCATTTTCGTCTTTAccatttttgttgttgttgttgttgtcgtCGTCGTTGTTGGTGCTGCAAGGGCGTTTGAGGGGGGCGGGAGGGGGGGAGGAGGGGGTCGAGGGGGCGTTTGCCGGAGGAGGacatggaggaggaggagggggaggtggtggtggcggtggagggGTGGAGGAGGGAGTGGAGCATGATGAGAGTAGGGAATCAAAAGGAGGGGTGCTTTGGGGGAAAGTGTTCAAATAGGAAGTTGACAAAAAAGAAGCAGAAATAAATGATTGTTGGgtgaaaacttttttttatttttgttacttttcatttttctatGGATTGGATGATGTTGATCATTCAATAATGATATACTGTGTTTGTATAAAAAAAAGGTGATTGTGTATTATTTTAATGTGATTATAGTAAAATGTTAGGTTGGATCATTGACTAAAAATGGTGAAGTGTGAGGTTTGAATCTTTTGTTTATGGATGGTTCATTGTGTTTGGTTTGGCTATATTACTTCACCCACTGTCAAGTACTACTACAAAACATCAttgattttaatgcaaaataatAAGAGCatgaagagataaaaaaaatagtcacAACATTATTATTGGAGAATTGAGCATATTTTATTACATGAAAATcttaatacaaataaaaaagattaaatTTTAGGAGGAACTGATGAACTACCTAAAATGAAAATACGATTATTGATTGAGCTGCGGATGAAATATAATTAATGAGATTACATAATTGTGATTTATAACTTTTttgttttatacatttattataattttaattttaattaaacgAAATGAAATGAATGTGTCGTAAGCCCGTGTCCCTacttcaacaagatttatagttTTCCACTTTTGCATCAAATATTActaagtataagcggcaagagaggggtcgaaccacagagactagAGACCTACTCGAGATCAATTCTATGACACGGGTTGGTGTTAGCCACCACGCCTTAAGCACTTGAACATGGACCTAAACACTAGAGTGGGAAACTTGAACTTTAAACATGAAAATTTGAGTTTGAGAGTTTAAACTAAATCCAAATAAAATGAGCATGAGCGTTTTGAAAGCTTTGGGGAAAACATGGAATTGAGATCAGAGACGGGGCAAGCAAAAAAATTTCCTAAACTAATGGCAACTTGAAACAAAGAAATGCTTGAAATCATTTCAGAAACACGAGTAAataacatcatcaacatgaaaataaaccaaGGCTTCATAAAACTGGAAATAAACCGAGATCCAACGGCAGAGTCGTCAATTCTTCTGTTGAAACCATGTAATCTAACTAGAAAGCAAGGTGCGAAGGAGCTTCTAAGATGGAGGCGTCAATTCCACCGTTGAAACGGTTAACACACTGTAAATCTACACTAAAGTAttgaaaacatgaaataaaacGTAATCCCGACGTCGGAGTTGTCAATTCCTCCGTCGAAACCAcggaactaagctaagaaagcggtggcgttaagcgcctatgagagcttcctacctaaactacgatagcgttaagcgctacctCTTCATCGTGGAAAGCTTCTATTTAAAGGGTGGCTTCAACTTCAACCCTAAGGAAACTTCTTGTCCGATTTGACCGTTTTACCCTTGCAGTAATTGAGGATGATTCAACAGATACGTCTTCATGTGGTGagctcctcttgatcaactcagtcatcttaggtgaactccacttgatcaactcagtcatctcatgtggtgaactccacttgatcaacttgctaGTTGGGCTGGCTCCATTGCCTGTCTCCAACTGATCAATTTGTCTTCAGATTTGGCCATTTTTCGCTCCTTttccgagttgatcaagttattCCTGCATTTTGCCGCTTCAACACTTTTTAGCACCTGCAAACTTAAATTCACCACTTTTTCGCACATTATCACCCttgttagtgtaataaacccttataaaaccatgcttgtaacaAGCCCTATCACGAAACTATTGATATATatcattaattttatgaattatataaaaaggaacaataatTCTCTCATTTATTATAAGATGATTTGTTTTTAAAAGGGAACAATAACTTTCTCATTTACTTTATGATGATTTGAATAACATTAACAATAATTTGTAAATATGTGATATTTAAATCTTGAATAAATTGTTCACAACTAGCTAGACCATACTGTATAACTCCAAAATTCACCGACTTAAATAGGGTGGATATATCATGCCCAAAAAAAAGTAGAATGGATATAGATGATCCTAGCTATTTATTCTAAAATATATACGAAATCATTTATATTTGTTTTACCATTTATATTATAGGGACAAAATGACATTAATCCCATGAGTAAAACTTAAAGATGATGATGAATCAATAATGCGGTGGGACTTCGAAAGAGAGGTTTGTTTGTAGCGATGAATGCATGTGGATCTGAATAAGTAAATTAttactttctaattttgtaattatttttttttattcttcttaacaaaaacaaaatattttgtgtagtgtgggtTGGTCACGTGGAAAAGTTGCGTGGAATAAGGACTTAACACACTAGAGATGTGCTTCCTCGACTTTATGTGATTGTTGTATTGtgataattaaagtatattattaattagtGTGTATAAATATACATGAATATAACAATAAAATATACATGAAATTAAGCTATTTTACATTGTAGAGACAAAAATCATCAAGGCTTTCATTTTTAATCATCAAGCAAATACATAATCTATATAATTTGTGTACACCCCACCAATACAACTAAGCAAAGGCAGACAAAATTTGTTCATCTTGTGATTATCTTTAATGTTGTCTGATTTGAATCTTCATTGTATTTTCTTAGCTATGGTTTGTCTTCTCCTTTATACTTTTATATAAACTATAGGATAGTGATTCCattaaatttattcatattttacttaATAGGAAGTATAGAATTTTGGCCGCCCAATTATTGGACGTCATCTAAGTTGGCGAACCActttaaatagtagtactactatatttctAATTTAAAAATCATATATAAATCGACAACTGTTATAATGATATATACCATGTACTATGCATATTTTagcaattataattattttattggatAAAAGTGTCGATTTGTCTTGTACATGTATTCTACCTaccttaatttattttgatgaaGGTTGACTATATGATCCAATAACATTGCAATTATTTTTAATGTACGAAGTAATATATTTGAAATGCATAATATAAGCTTATAACAATAAGATACCAAACACATTTTTGGTCTTTATAAATTGTAAATCAGTACTCCTACAATTAATTTGTACTACGAATTAATATACAACTTGAAACAAAAAAAGGTATTTATTGAGTTTGTTTTTTATACACATCGAACTTGATTTGACTAAATGTAAATTTTcagaatttatttttctatttcaaaattataacGTTGTTAATTTTTGAAGTAAGTATTTAGTAAAGCCCAATGTTTGGCCCAATGGGCTGGTTCCAAAGAGTGGGTTTGGCCCATAAGCGCACACCTTTCTGTcacaatttaatactactactatttttcttATAAACATACATAttaactaaatatttatattattatcaaAAAGAATAATTCGCCCAACCATATTATGTGGTGATTATGGACTTGATCTTGAAAAGTTTGAAAAGTTAAGCATATAATTATCTATACGACTGTACCTCTTTTCGTTGTCAATTGTCAATCATAGACAACTTGTGATTGAAACTTGAAAGATTATCACGAATTtggtatgattttattttattttatatactagtagGAGTAGTAAATTATACTCATTTCATTGATACCTAAAAATAGGTGCGTCTATTTTTTTCACGCACGATACACGTATATCAAAATTGTTTTATATAAAACGAAGGACGTGTAGTTATTATCGAATGGTGACATATCGATTATATTTCTGAATTTCGACAAATCTACCTAACTTTACCTAATTGATTGTCAACTATAATC
Encoded here:
- the LOC121753800 gene encoding myosin-11-like translates to MAEEALASQEIPVAKLAEGAESNGIPVKIIEENKECKTEEGKKDEETTMEGEFVKVEKESLDVKDRSHAPETDSVSEEKPVDSSNKEATRELLEAQEKVKELEDELKRISDVVKEAGAENMVLKDKLLQTEEFLQVSKKNYEELELENKKLLEQSSEAEDRYKEQLKTLQEEMQGREDKHKELTYVKESFDRLSLELETSSKKIEELQAQLQLSSGEAQKFEELHKESGLLAESETKKALELESLLEAAKSSAKETEDHMASLQIELKSLSEKIDESKKVEEALKSVTAELAAVQGEFELSKSQVQDVEQRLASKEALIGEMTQELERAKAAESTAKQHIASHESLQTESTDNLQLKVSQLEASQSELKEVVNAKTEVEELLKSQETKTIALQEDLEKLSKEKQALEDAVSDLTNNSVQLKELCNDLEAKLQQSDENFCKADSLLAEAVANSKELEQKLKTIEELHTESGHAVTTANQKNQELESTREALRAEAEEARSKLSESETNRIAAEQRTVELEQLLNLEELKSHDYQRELRELSEKLSELDSELKKETGEKQQLDIQLQESQAKIVEVESELSKSTARTTELELELKDAMEKCVEHEGRANTIGIELESLLQTSESKALDAGNKLSEFELLLETEKYRIKELEEQISLAEKKCEDIETESLKGSQKVSELEAELEAVQLKASSLEVALQASTEKEKEITDSFNLTTEENYSLKDSSRTLNEELSEAENLLSMLRNELNVSQQKLESIGNDLKATELREIEVIEKLKLAEEQLEQQSKVLEKVTARSAELESSHETLSRDADLKMQEAVANFSSRDSEAKVLHEKVQDLENQVKSYQVQLAEATEKYEIARDELEKILLELASSEEIKRGLKTKILEVEGKAELHVSENALLSEKNVQLSEKVQDLEEKLNVTVSEREVSSQQLAYHLSSITELTEKHSQVSELHSAAEAQLEEALEKCSLRELEAKDLYEKIQAYEAQGQEASALVKTRELELESILSKSKDLDSELERSSSQFKKEIEVLTETNSKLTQDLTSCRSELDDLHKIFSVASSEKEATVKELEAARKEIEELTQRLTSEGRKMQSQISSVMEENNSLNEKFQSSNKELQATIVQLEDALNAKLSALSSEVFQKDELQNRLKETEGQLATAEARLKEEHARAATSEHKEETIKSREIDLSAATPSKRKSKKKPEATSAPASDAQIQTTEASSGLNLKFVLGVALVSIIFGIILGKRY